Proteins encoded within one genomic window of Deltaproteobacteria bacterium:
- a CDS encoding ABC transporter substrate-binding protein — protein sequence MARRRGLTKLCAAVALIALLWTSALRAQERPSMLVGHGSLSGSILPLWVGAEAKLFDKHGLQVKPIYLPRAAGRSALLANDIQIYFSVGPPLVQVRLAGGDIAITSCIVHKLTSKVMVAPGIQKVADLRGKVLGVANPGSGSDFTAKLFATRQGIKIGQDITLIYTGSTSANFAALANGRVHAIFANAPDDRQALAAGFKPLIELGDLNIPYSGNCTSVMRPYLAKQPARMRSFLAGIIEAIAYIRARPNEAKAALQKYTRVSDPAVLQHSYESDTRFMEALPVPNPDGIRTILEQLGVSGRQAETFLSEFIDDRLIKQLADEGLLKQVYPGGVPGR from the coding sequence ATGGCGCGTCGACGCGGCTTGACGAAACTCTGCGCGGCTGTAGCGCTGATCGCGCTTCTATGGACGAGTGCGCTGCGCGCCCAGGAGCGTCCCTCGATGCTGGTCGGCCACGGCTCGCTGTCGGGGTCGATCTTGCCGCTTTGGGTCGGTGCCGAGGCGAAGCTTTTCGACAAACACGGATTGCAAGTCAAGCCAATCTATCTGCCGCGCGCCGCCGGTCGCTCGGCGCTGCTTGCCAACGATATTCAGATTTATTTCTCCGTCGGTCCGCCGTTGGTGCAGGTGCGGCTTGCCGGAGGCGATATCGCGATCACGTCCTGCATCGTCCACAAGCTCACTTCCAAAGTGATGGTCGCGCCCGGCATTCAAAAAGTCGCCGATTTGCGCGGCAAAGTGCTGGGCGTGGCGAATCCGGGCTCGGGCAGCGATTTTACTGCCAAGCTTTTCGCAACCCGGCAGGGGATAAAGATCGGTCAAGACATCACGCTGATCTACACCGGCTCCACCAGCGCCAACTTTGCCGCGCTGGCCAACGGCCGGGTGCATGCGATCTTCGCCAATGCGCCAGATGATCGCCAGGCGCTCGCCGCCGGCTTTAAGCCGCTGATTGAGTTGGGCGATCTCAATATCCCTTATTCGGGAAACTGCACCTCGGTCATGCGTCCCTATCTGGCCAAGCAGCCGGCACGCATGCGCAGTTTTCTCGCCGGCATCATCGAAGCGATCGCTTATATCAGAGCGCGGCCCAACGAAGCCAAGGCGGCGTTGCAGAAATACACGCGGGTGTCCGATCCGGCGGTATTGCAGCATAGCTACGAGAGCGACACGCGCTTTATGGAGGCGCTGCCCGTACCCAACCCGGATGGCATTCGGACCATCTTGGAACAATTGGGAGTGTCGGGGCGGCAAGCCGAGACGTTCCTCAGTGAGTTCATCGACGATCGACTAATCAAACAGCTCGCCGACGAAGGTTTGTTAAAACAGGTTTATCCCGGCGGCGTTCCCGGCCGCTAG
- a CDS encoding disulfide bond formation protein DsbA produces MRLRRLALACLFFAAILPTCTAWAQTTDEQRLIEKVRDAVIKELRSGNFFQEQVELGIRNYIRKQEQAQAAARAEEERIATEKAKNVRRVNPGRDHILGDPKAPVSLIEYSDFECPFCKRFHPVVQQIIEAYSGKVNWVYRHFPLGMHNPGAQKQAEASECVAQLAGNDAFWKFTHAIYNRTLSGGKGFPLSQLAPLGREIGVNDQQLQECIDSNKNAARVQEDMQEGIDIGLTGTPASILLHNLTGEVMLKVGAQPFEAFKADIDRLLQPK; encoded by the coding sequence ATGCGACTGCGCCGGCTCGCGCTTGCATGCCTGTTTTTCGCTGCGATCCTACCGACATGCACGGCCTGGGCCCAAACGACCGACGAGCAGCGTTTGATCGAGAAAGTTAGAGACGCCGTTATCAAAGAACTGCGCTCCGGCAATTTTTTCCAGGAGCAGGTCGAGCTCGGCATTCGGAATTATATTCGCAAACAGGAGCAAGCCCAGGCCGCCGCGCGCGCCGAAGAGGAGCGCATCGCCACGGAAAAAGCTAAGAACGTCCGGCGCGTCAACCCCGGACGCGATCATATCTTGGGCGACCCCAAAGCGCCGGTATCGCTCATCGAATACTCAGACTTCGAGTGTCCGTTTTGCAAACGCTTCCATCCCGTGGTGCAGCAAATCATTGAAGCCTACTCGGGCAAGGTCAATTGGGTCTATCGCCATTTTCCCCTCGGTATGCACAATCCGGGGGCGCAAAAGCAGGCAGAGGCCTCAGAATGCGTCGCGCAGCTGGCGGGCAACGATGCGTTTTGGAAGTTCACCCATGCGATCTACAACCGCACTTTGTCGGGAGGCAAAGGCTTTCCGTTGTCACAACTGGCGCCCCTCGGCCGCGAGATCGGCGTCAACGACCAGCAACTCCAAGAGTGCATTGACAGCAACAAGAACGCCGCGCGGGTTCAGGAGGACATGCAGGAAGGCATTGACATCGGCCTTACCGGCACGCCGGCCAGCATTCTGCTGCACAATCTGACCGGCGAGGTTATGTTAAAAGTCGGCGCCCAGCCGTTTGAAGCCTTCAAAGCCGATATCGACCGGCTATTGCAGCCAAAGTAA
- a CDS encoding extracellular solute-binding protein — translation MTMMLGLLLAMFCAFGGAELARAGEAITPDLIAKAKAEGEVVWYSTLPVTEAQAWSALFTKQYGIKVTIFRSGASGMTQKLMTEIPAGRWGFDIVMNRGTNIELYKKRGWLQKLNYPERKQFIDGFIDPEDYWGTYYMQFWAISYNTTLVKPHEVPKSYEDAANPKWKGMTTFDEQDVDLYVTLLKIMGREKGRDWLKRVVANGLRPRQGHTMEVQLVSAGEFALGLSTYASIAEQFRAKGAPVDWVAFEPVPVNTLGFAISAKPPHPNAARLFVHWGLSAAGLKAMHDISERVPARRDVPLKNKRLERMLQSKLVPVDLAIADKYAEYNQEFLSLLKGKN, via the coding sequence ATGACGATGATGCTTGGTTTGCTCTTGGCAATGTTCTGCGCGTTCGGCGGTGCCGAGCTGGCGCGGGCAGGGGAGGCGATTACGCCTGATTTGATCGCCAAGGCGAAAGCCGAGGGCGAAGTGGTTTGGTACTCGACGCTGCCGGTGACGGAAGCCCAGGCTTGGAGTGCGTTGTTCACCAAGCAGTACGGCATCAAAGTGACGATTTTTCGCAGCGGCGCGAGCGGCATGACGCAAAAGCTCATGACTGAAATTCCGGCGGGGCGTTGGGGCTTCGATATCGTTATGAACCGCGGCACGAATATCGAGCTATACAAAAAGCGCGGCTGGCTGCAGAAGCTCAACTATCCTGAACGCAAACAGTTCATCGACGGCTTCATCGATCCTGAAGACTACTGGGGCACTTACTACATGCAATTCTGGGCGATCAGCTACAACACGACGCTGGTGAAGCCGCACGAAGTGCCGAAGAGTTACGAAGACGCCGCCAATCCCAAATGGAAGGGCATGACGACCTTCGACGAGCAGGACGTCGATCTCTACGTGACGCTGCTCAAGATCATGGGCCGAGAAAAGGGACGCGATTGGTTAAAGAGAGTGGTCGCCAATGGCCTGCGGCCGAGACAAGGTCACACCATGGAAGTGCAGCTCGTCAGCGCCGGCGAATTTGCCCTCGGTCTCAGCACCTACGCGTCGATCGCCGAGCAGTTTCGCGCCAAGGGCGCGCCGGTGGATTGGGTGGCGTTCGAGCCGGTGCCGGTCAACACATTGGGGTTTGCGATCAGCGCCAAACCGCCGCACCCAAACGCGGCGCGCTTGTTCGTCCACTGGGGGCTGTCGGCGGCAGGGTTGAAGGCGATGCACGATATCTCCGAACGGGTGCCGGCGCGGCGCGACGTGCCGCTGAAAAACAAACGGCTCGAACGGATGCTGCAATCCAAATTGGTGCCGGTGGATTTGGCGATCGCCGACAAATATGCCGAGTACAACCAAGAATTTCTGTCGCTGTTGAAGGGCAAGAACTGA
- a CDS encoding YeeE/YedE family protein, producing the protein MLLGLLNIITFYVSNYYLSVSTTFSRAAGMLVSIVAPEHVAANAYWQKVQPTVDWQFMLVIGIPIGAYLAARLSQPALRFTAKLPDMWVSRFGTSNAQRWVVGIIGGILVGFGARLADGCTSGHALSGGAQLAASSWVFLVAMMLSGTISARLIFRRV; encoded by the coding sequence CTGTTGTTGGGGCTTCTCAACATTATCACGTTCTACGTTTCCAACTATTATCTTTCGGTGTCGACGACGTTCTCGCGCGCGGCGGGCATGCTCGTCAGCATCGTCGCACCGGAGCACGTCGCTGCCAATGCTTACTGGCAAAAAGTCCAGCCGACTGTCGACTGGCAATTTATGCTGGTGATCGGCATTCCCATCGGCGCCTATCTGGCCGCCCGTTTGAGTCAGCCGGCGCTGAGGTTCACAGCGAAACTGCCTGACATGTGGGTGAGCCGCTTTGGCACGAGCAACGCGCAGCGCTGGGTCGTCGGCATCATCGGCGGCATCCTGGTCGGGTTTGGCGCGCGCTTGGCCGATGGCTGTACCAGCGGACACGCTTTGAGCGGCGGCGCACAGTTGGCGGCGAGTAGTTGGGTATTTCTTGTTGCCATGATGCTGTCAGGCACGATCAGCGCGCGGCTTATTTTCAGGAGGGTTTAG
- a CDS encoding cytochrome c, which translates to MKRCWRKSRRCGSGCARSAWANGWPMSRPHSSWIKLLAEKFIDGAAMHSCVQVSWYDWPDIVAVANITDSKARAGAVMNSNFCWFVLGIFSIVLAFGCGREASQDAHSTGDHHSHGQPKDWKFTLAGGDAHEGKKLFGELQCYKCHEIKGEKFPDVASEDKGIGPELSQMAGMHTVEFFAESIANPNAVIDPDAKKQGHVGDDGKSKMPSFADVLTVKQLSDLATYLASLKSSEAGHNHKH; encoded by the coding sequence ATGAAGCGGTGTTGGCGGAAGTCGAGGCGCTGTGGCAGCGGCTGCGCCAGGTCGGCATGGGCGAACGGATGGCCAATGAGCCGGCCTCACTCCAGCTGGATTAAACTATTGGCAGAAAAATTTATCGATGGCGCGGCGATGCATTCCTGCGTCCAAGTTTCATGGTATGATTGGCCCGACATCGTTGCGGTCGCTAATATTACGGATTCGAAAGCGAGGGCTGGCGCGGTCATGAACAGTAATTTCTGCTGGTTCGTATTGGGCATTTTTTCCATCGTCTTGGCCTTTGGCTGCGGCCGAGAAGCCTCCCAAGACGCGCACTCCACCGGCGATCACCATAGTCACGGCCAACCCAAGGATTGGAAGTTTACACTAGCTGGCGGTGACGCCCACGAAGGAAAAAAACTGTTTGGGGAGCTGCAATGCTACAAGTGCCATGAGATCAAAGGCGAAAAATTTCCTGACGTCGCGTCAGAGGACAAAGGGATAGGTCCGGAGCTATCGCAAATGGCGGGTATGCACACGGTGGAGTTCTTCGCCGAATCGATCGCCAACCCCAACGCGGTGATCGATCCCGACGCCAAGAAACAAGGCCATGTCGGTGACGACGGCAAATCCAAGATGCCGAGCTTTGCCGATGTGCTGACCGTTAAACAGCTGAGCGATTTGGCGACCTATCTGGCCAGCCTAAAGAGCTCTGAAGCCGGTCACAATCATAAACACTGA
- a CDS encoding isoprenylcysteine carboxylmethyltransferase family protein has translation MTRLAECLKGARGEWYVVAQGALFLLIVFGPRAGAGWPFAAAPYDWLGSISGIALIATGGLLSFAGIFGLGRNLTPLPRPKETASLVQSGPYRIVRHPIYSGLIMVVLGWGMTAHDWLLLVYAVLTLVFFDVKSRREERWLKEKFPEYGDYQARVRKLIPLVY, from the coding sequence ATGACGAGGCTAGCGGAGTGTTTGAAGGGCGCGCGCGGCGAGTGGTACGTGGTTGCGCAGGGTGCGCTGTTTTTGCTGATTGTGTTCGGGCCGCGCGCCGGGGCTGGCTGGCCGTTTGCGGCAGCGCCGTATGATTGGCTTGGCTCAATTAGCGGCATCGCGCTGATCGCCACCGGTGGTTTGCTTTCCTTCGCGGGTATTTTTGGTCTTGGCAGAAATCTCACGCCGCTGCCGCGTCCGAAAGAGACCGCTAGTTTGGTTCAGAGCGGGCCCTATCGAATCGTGCGCCATCCGATTTATAGCGGGCTAATCATGGTGGTTTTGGGTTGGGGGATGACCGCGCACGATTGGCTGCTGCTGGTCTACGCCGTGTTGACGTTGGTGTTCTTCGATGTCAAATCGCGCCGCGAAGAGCGCTGGTTGAAAGAAAAGTTTCCCGAGTACGGCGACTATCAAGCGCGGGTGCGCAAGCTGATTCCGTTGGTTTACTAG
- a CDS encoding YeeE/YedE family protein gives MGPLEIAGSARLVLGLVTGILFGFILQKSQVTKYQKIVSFYRWNDLTVQKVMFAAILAGMVGVYALHELGLVNLHIKPTLLGANIVGGLIFGLGMLLLGFCPGTCAAAFGEGRLDGLFRGILGILIGAGLYSEVYPLIQGNLLTLGDFGKLTIPTLLGVDPWLVIVPFAIVVSGVLLWMDHIDKQRLGRHDTHEERPDIFLHGVKHSSE, from the coding sequence ATGGGTCCGTTGGAAATTGCTGGCTCCGCACGTTTAGTGCTCGGGCTGGTGACGGGAATTTTGTTTGGCTTTATTTTGCAGAAAAGCCAGGTCACCAAATATCAGAAAATCGTGTCGTTCTATCGCTGGAACGATTTGACGGTGCAGAAGGTCATGTTCGCGGCCATACTGGCCGGCATGGTCGGCGTCTACGCGCTGCATGAGTTGGGGCTAGTCAATCTGCACATCAAACCGACGCTGTTGGGCGCCAACATTGTTGGTGGCTTAATATTCGGTCTCGGCATGCTGCTCTTGGGCTTTTGTCCCGGCACTTGTGCGGCGGCCTTCGGCGAAGGGCGACTCGATGGTTTGTTCAGAGGGATTTTGGGTATTTTGATCGGCGCCGGTCTTTATTCCGAGGTGTATCCGCTGATTCAGGGTAATCTGCTCACACTCGGCGACTTCGGCAAGTTGACCATCCCGACGCTGCTCGGCGTCGACCCATGGCTCGTCATCGTTCCCTTTGCCATCGTCGTCAGCGGCGTGCTCCTCTGGATGGATCATATCGACAAACAACGCTTGGGTCGGCACGACACCCATGAGGAGCGTCCTGATATTTTTCTCCATGGCGTGAAACATTCGTCGGAGTAA
- a CDS encoding thiamine pyrophosphate-binding protein has protein sequence MNAPKSKLSVQSAQHAIDRPVELGRPQMKWGSDAVAETVRRLDLKYIALVPGASYRGFHDSIVNYLGNQNPQMVICLHEEHAVSIADGYGKVTEQPMAVALHANVGLMHAAMPIFNAWCDRTPMIIFGATGPVDAHVRRPWIDWIHTAKDQGAIIRDYTKWDDQPASPQAAVESVLRANQITRTPPYGPVYICLDAGLQEAALTGKVSVPDAARFAAPPSPAVPRAALTQALAAINKAKCPLILMGRVSRRQSDWDNRVRFAEAIGAAVVTSSNDPSAFPTTHPLHYAPPCVRPNAGATALIKKADLIINLDWLDLAGVLRLALDNKAQSQEPTDKTIISCSLDSIRTNGWSMDHQALAAVDLPIFAEPDTFVAQMNDRLGASAKGKIKQRGALQGRAHWNKKPIAVPAPHQSMTLWDMAMTVRTFAKGKTVTFARLPIGWPGEAYEFDGPLSFMGNDGGGAVGTGPGHTVGAALALKDSGRLVIGVIGDGDYLMGVSALWSAAHFNIPVMVVVADNRSYFNDEMHQERVAQMRSRPAQNRWIGQRIDDPRVDLVAMARAQGFDSEAPVSTPAELAAALERGAKVVAGGGRYFIDSLVLPGYADSGPDQRAAVGKKK, from the coding sequence ATGAATGCACCAAAGTCAAAGTTATCGGTCCAGTCGGCACAGCATGCCATCGACCGGCCGGTGGAGCTCGGCAGACCGCAAATGAAATGGGGCAGCGACGCGGTGGCCGAGACAGTGCGCCGGCTCGATTTGAAATATATCGCGCTGGTGCCCGGCGCCAGCTATCGCGGCTTTCACGACAGTATCGTCAACTATCTCGGCAACCAAAATCCGCAGATGGTGATTTGCTTGCATGAGGAGCATGCGGTGTCGATCGCCGACGGCTACGGCAAGGTCACTGAACAGCCGATGGCGGTGGCCTTGCACGCCAACGTCGGCTTGATGCATGCGGCGATGCCGATCTTCAATGCTTGGTGCGATCGCACGCCGATGATTATCTTCGGCGCCACCGGCCCGGTGGATGCCCATGTGCGCCGGCCGTGGATCGACTGGATTCACACCGCCAAAGATCAGGGTGCGATCATTCGCGATTACACCAAATGGGACGATCAACCGGCGTCGCCCCAGGCGGCGGTGGAGTCGGTGCTGCGTGCCAATCAGATCACCCGCACGCCGCCCTACGGCCCGGTCTACATTTGTCTCGACGCTGGGCTGCAGGAAGCAGCGCTGACCGGCAAAGTCTCGGTGCCCGACGCGGCGCGTTTTGCAGCGCCGCCCAGCCCGGCAGTGCCGCGCGCCGCTTTGACGCAAGCGCTGGCTGCCATCAACAAAGCCAAGTGCCCATTGATCCTCATGGGCCGAGTGTCGCGGCGCCAGAGCGACTGGGACAACCGGGTGCGCTTCGCCGAAGCGATCGGTGCCGCCGTCGTCACCAGCAGCAATGATCCGTCGGCCTTTCCAACCACGCATCCGCTCCACTACGCGCCGCCGTGCGTGCGGCCCAACGCTGGTGCTACGGCGTTGATCAAAAAGGCGGACCTGATTATCAATCTCGACTGGCTCGACCTCGCCGGAGTTTTGCGGCTGGCGCTCGATAACAAAGCCCAGAGCCAGGAGCCAACCGACAAAACCATTATCAGCTGCTCGCTCGACAGCATTCGCACCAATGGTTGGAGCATGGACCATCAGGCGCTGGCCGCGGTGGACCTGCCGATCTTCGCCGAGCCGGATACTTTCGTGGCGCAGATGAACGATCGGCTCGGCGCCAGCGCAAAAGGGAAGATCAAGCAGCGCGGCGCGCTGCAGGGGCGGGCACACTGGAACAAGAAACCGATCGCCGTGCCGGCGCCGCACCAGTCGATGACGCTATGGGACATGGCCATGACCGTGCGCACTTTCGCCAAGGGCAAAACCGTGACCTTTGCCAGGCTGCCGATCGGTTGGCCCGGCGAAGCCTACGAGTTCGACGGACCGTTGTCGTTTATGGGCAACGATGGCGGCGGCGCCGTAGGGACCGGCCCCGGGCACACGGTCGGCGCTGCGTTGGCGCTCAAGGACAGCGGTCGCTTGGTCATCGGCGTGATCGGCGACGGCGACTACTTGATGGGTGTCAGCGCGCTCTGGAGCGCGGCGCACTTCAACATCCCAGTGATGGTCGTGGTCGCCGACAATCGCTCTTATTTTAACGACGAGATGCACCAAGAGCGGGTCGCGCAAATGCGCAGCCGGCCGGCGCAAAACCGCTGGATCGGCCAGCGCATTGACGACCCGCGCGTCGATCTGGTTGCCATGGCGCGCGCCCAGGGATTTGACAGCGAAGCGCCGGTGAGCACGCCGGCGGAGCTCGCGGCCGCGCTCGAGCGCGGCGCCAAGGTGGTTGCCGGCGGGGGGCGCTACTTCATCGATTCGCTGGTGCTGCCAGGTTACGCCGACAGCGGGCCCGACCAGCGCGCCGCGGTCGGGAAGAAGAAATAG
- a CDS encoding glycine cleavage system protein R — MADTTHLILTAVGPDRVGLVEKISEFISRHGCNIEDSKMAVFCGEFALILLISGAGPALVKIANDHSQLEVATGLTLSLKTPTDRKTGESFLPYRLTASCMDHPGIVYQISGVLSSLGINIESMETDTYAAPISGTPIFRLQAEISVPGKTNIAQLRERFAAIQREENIDVDIAPIHP, encoded by the coding sequence ATGGCTGACACCACTCATCTGATCCTCACCGCCGTCGGTCCGGACCGCGTCGGTCTGGTGGAAAAAATCTCCGAGTTCATCTCGCGCCATGGCTGCAACATCGAAGACAGCAAAATGGCGGTCTTCTGTGGCGAGTTCGCGCTGATCTTATTGATCAGCGGCGCCGGCCCAGCCCTGGTGAAGATCGCCAACGATCACAGTCAGCTCGAGGTCGCCACCGGACTCACCCTCTCATTGAAGACCCCGACGGATCGTAAGACCGGCGAGTCTTTTCTCCCCTACCGGCTCACCGCCTCGTGCATGGATCATCCGGGCATCGTCTATCAGATCAGCGGCGTGCTCAGCTCCCTCGGCATCAATATCGAATCCATGGAGACCGACACCTACGCCGCGCCGATCAGCGGCACGCCGATCTTTCGTTTGCAGGCGGAAATTTCCGTGCCGGGCAAAACCAACATCGCGCAGTTGCGCGAGCGTTTCGCGGCGATCCAACGGGAAGAAAATATCGACGTCGATATCGCGCCGATTCATCCTTGA
- a CDS encoding DNA-binding protein — MRKFFVMGFIALLLGFALSDSFAQRGPGMMWRGSGGWGPGTPYSKMYDPKTVEAITGEITSIDQITPNKGMAAGIHMNVKTDKDSLSVHLGPSWYLENQDVKLEPKDKVEVKGSRITFGGKPVVIAAEVKKGDEVLKLRDDAGFPVWSGWRRR; from the coding sequence ATGAGAAAGTTTTTTGTCATGGGCTTTATCGCGCTGCTATTGGGTTTTGCGCTTTCGGATTCTTTCGCTCAGCGAGGACCGGGGATGATGTGGCGCGGCAGCGGCGGCTGGGGACCGGGCACACCGTACAGCAAGATGTACGATCCCAAGACGGTGGAAGCGATCACCGGTGAAATCACCAGTATCGACCAGATCACACCGAACAAGGGGATGGCGGCGGGCATTCATATGAACGTGAAGACCGACAAGGACAGTTTGTCGGTTCACTTGGGGCCGTCTTGGTATCTCGAGAATCAGGATGTGAAGCTTGAGCCAAAAGACAAGGTCGAAGTGAAAGGCTCGCGCATCACCTTTGGCGGCAAGCCGGTGGTTATCGCCGCGGAAGTCAAGAAAGGCGACGAAGTTTTGAAGCTGCGCGACGACGCCGGATTCCCGGTGTGGAGCGGCTGGCGCAGACGGTAA
- a CDS encoding sulfite exporter TauE/SafE family protein produces MSGGLLFVAIGTMGGLLAGLFGVGGGIVIVPALIYLAGFTQHQATGTSLAVLLPPIGLGAAIEYYRHGNVNVRAAIILAITMLIGTWLGSLVANKISGPYLRLMFAVFVWFLGGYLIYGACHRLGWL; encoded by the coding sequence ATGAGCGGTGGACTTTTATTCGTGGCGATCGGCACGATGGGCGGACTGCTCGCCGGGTTATTCGGTGTCGGCGGCGGCATCGTCATCGTGCCGGCGCTGATCTATCTTGCCGGCTTCACGCAACATCAAGCAACTGGTACAAGTCTCGCCGTCCTGCTCCCGCCCATCGGCCTGGGCGCAGCGATCGAGTACTATCGCCACGGCAACGTTAACGTCCGCGCTGCGATTATTCTCGCGATCACAATGTTGATCGGCACCTGGCTTGGCTCGTTGGTCGCCAACAAAATTTCCGGTCCCTATCTTAGGCTGATGTTCGCGGTGTTTGTCTGGTTTTTGGGCGGCTATCTCATCTATGGCGCATGCCACCGCCTAGGTTGGTTGTGA